Part of the Salmo trutta chromosome 5, fSalTru1.1, whole genome shotgun sequence genome is shown below.
TTCTGTAGTGCTGTTCCATCCACAGCAGCTCAGGATTAAGGTTATTTTGATGAAGACAGGAGAGCAGTCCAGGAAAGCTGGTTGGCATCATTCCAGTGTATTTCTGGTAGCAACTGATAACATCCTCATGGAAGTACCCTGGTTCCTCTCTTCCTATTTTGGGCTTTGAGTAGTTCAGGTACTTTTCAAAGAACTCATACCTTTTCTTCACTCCGTCTTTGAGTTGTGAAATGAGAGGCATATACTCATTTAGTTTTCCTCCGGGAAACTCATCAACTACGTATGGAGTTTGCTTTTTCCCTGTGAGAATGTCTTTCCACCTATTATCACACTTTGTGAGTGCCTCAAAAAGATAGTTAGCCACTTGTAGATAGCCAAAGCTTCCCCTGATATTGAAACTCTTTGATTCTAGTTCCGCTTCTTTTTCTACAGCCTTCTCCTCTTCTTTGAAAGCGATTATAGCCTTTCCTGCTATTTCCAAAATCTCAAAAGCAGGTGGACATGGTATGTGATCTTTTTTGTTCCTCAAACTGCTCTTGTGAACTTGCCCAAGAGTATCTGCGATGAAGGAATTGTTGGGAGCCCTCTCTTTAGCCTTTAAAGCCCAATATTCAGCTTTTTCGTAGTCATTTATTTCAATGTAGTAGAGGCGTGCTAGAGCTTGAGTGAAAAAAGGATTTGTCCCAGACTTATCCACTGCTTCTTTCAAAATGTGTTCACACATGTCTAATCCTTCATTCTCCTTTATATCTTGAATCAGTTTAGAAAAGAGATCCTGTGTTTCCTCTTCTGCATTCTGCTGTTTGTCCACTCCTTTTGCTTCTGTGATTTCCCTCTTAGTTAGCATGTCTTTGATGACAGGCACCAAATGTTGCGGCACCTCTGCCTTACAAAAGTACTTCAAGAAGTTTCTTGTTGTGCCACCCCTGGTCACACGGAACTTAGCCAGTAACTTAACACACTGATCAGCAATCATTGGATGCTTCATCTGGACACGTTTATCGTCTTCCTCTTGTCCAGAGAACGTGACTATGAGGTCATTGAAAGGGTGCATTCCACTCTCAAAGTCTTGAGACCTTGCATCAGGGAAATCTGCACATTCAGACTCTAGAAGGTAGGATCCAGGGACGTAGAAATTTAGCAATGCTAAAAATGGAAGGAGCAGGTTTCGGGGCTtcaacaaatgtttatttacacAAGACTTAACACTATTCTGGATGTATGTTTCACTGAAATTTCCACACATTATGTTGAAACCATGGAACTGGGTATGCTGGTGTGCATAGCGCTTACGGATCTCATCTAGCTTCTTGCTGAATTTGTCTTTCTCTTCTTTAGAGAGCTGTCTTCTGAGGATCACTGAAGTTCTGATTGTTGGATCGTCCTGTTCAGCAATAAAAGACTTCCGCACACAGTTTAACATGATGAGTACAGGAACTTTCGACGTAATCTTTCTCTCTGCAACTTCTCTCATCAGGCAATCCGCCATGTTCTCGTCCTCAAGCAGGAGGAGCACAGTGTTTTGTGAATCTCCTGCCTTGAAAAGGTTTATTACTTGGACGGCGATATCGGTGCTGTTTGCCCCCTTTGATTCTTTTAAGACTGCACACCTATGCTTTTTCCTCAGGTCCCAGAGAACCTGCATGGCTAGGGTGGATCCCCCACTGCTTGGGTGGTGCAAAAGCTTGACAATGGTAGTGCTGCGAGGACTTTTTCGCTTACTTTGAATCTGCTTTTTTAAGTAACTGTATCCATCCCTCTTTATGAAGGTTGAACCCACAGCTGCTTCTCGTTCAGCCAGGTAGAAGTTCAGCCATTGAGGTGGCGCTCCCTTGTAAAAGTTGACCTCTGCCCTGGCTGCATCTGTTTGGTTGATTGTGTCGCCTTCAAACTCATTCTCACACAAGACATCCAAAAGTGACAAGGAGTCACATTGGTATGGAATTTTACCACCATAGGCATTAGGCAGGGTTGGTGTTCTATCGGTTGCCATGAGGATGTTTGTTCATCCCAGCTTAAAATGTAGATGCCTGTTTTTCTTCTATGCCAGTTTTGTGTAGTTTGTAGATTCGGAGGGGTGTAATAAAAGTGAATGCGGATAGATCCTGTAGAGAAGAGAAGGATTGCATTTTTTTATTACGCTATCCAGCTATTCAAGTGCCCATTAGTAAGTACTTAATATTGCATTCATCTATGCTGAAATGTCTGACATCATATACATTGATAATGAAAATTAAGATTTTGTTAGAAATGTATTAGATGTTTCATTAAAACTGTTGAGTTTTCATTCAAGATACTCAAAATGGTCTTAGCTAGCTTGGCTTCAGTTTTCAATGCAAATAGTAGGAAAGAATAGGAACATAGCCCAACAGTTTAATAGTACATACAGATATGTACTATCTGAACTGATTTAGATACATGACCAGTATAAAGAACTACTGTTTATTACATTTGTCCTTCATCTGCACAGTATAACTGATACAGTTGCTGACACATTGAGTACTACtaattaaccctttacactcaaaTGAGagcaaaatggcagatttggttACTGATAAGCACTAAATTGGAAGGCGGGCTGAACTGTAACATACTATACAAGTTTTGGGTCTCCGCTTTACAATTATTAATGGGATATAATTGACAGACGTTTTATGGAGGAGCACCCCAGCAACAAGAAGATGCCCCTATTCTTCCAGACATTTGGGTTACTTTTGCACATTTGGTGTCTGAGTGAGAGGAATGCTGTAAATCAATAGAATGCAATGTGTTCTGAAAGATTAATTGAGAGGTTGTGCCATACCCCTTGTTCAAGTAAAAGGTAAAAAGTATACCGCTTGTTAGATTTTTGAAGTGGAAAAATCAATCCCGTTTATATAAAGCGATCTATAACAATGCATAACTCTAAGAGGcctttacatttacatgttagtcatttagcagacgctcttatccagagcgacttacagtagtgattgcataaatgttcatactggtcccccatgggaaacgCTTtaggctagaaacaagctgtaaataAGAAAGATTGGATTTTAATGCATATAAATTTTAACATGAAATGAAAGAGGCAATCCTTCGATGCACTTACCACTATCTATATTTTGGTTTGTCTCCATGACATTCAGAAGCTGAGTTCTGACCTTTAATTCAAGAACACTTCCCAAAGTTTTAATAAAAAGTATTCTAATCGGTGACTCGCTATCAATTGAGCTAATCACTTTCTGAGAAATATGTTTTAACTAAATTGGTACTTGATGGTTCATATAAGGGTTGTTCCAGCAATtcagtgccttttgagaagtgtaacttcgTATAAAAGAGAACTTGATTTCACCTAAttgtaacattctgtcataaagagcacatgttcaattTAATTAAAAATCATGTTTTCCCAtgtcaagaggttaaataaattattatagtaagtgcctattgtGCTAAATAAAGTAAGAGTtgatgtaacagggttgaccttaactgGGTTTTTGATTTTAATCTTAAACCAGCCATGAATCCCAGTGTGacggggaatggaagcttgtgtcAACAGGAAGGGGCAATTGAATGGAAGCTTCACCAAAAAATGTACATTGTTGGAACATTTCTAGcgtgtctatctatgggtaacagggttgatatGTTATGCTCGCGCTGCTCAGttttggaattgttttaaggtcataacaaggatcatttagctatttgatgttgaattttaagaccccttaaagtataaaaaaacatttaggaaaaaattatttgatggGCCTTACTGCATGTAGCCCAtgtaaacacattgaataacagattcactacatggaacaacacagTCCCCAACAAatatctaaaggaagtttgttctgatgtgtctctcctatatctgagaaatataagaaagatcaggatttttttttaaccccatatttgccaaagcaacaaaataactagggcttcacaatgatggtgaaaacttgggaGAATCTTGGGGTTAAGTAAAATCCTCCTAGAAGTCAGAGGGTGGAAAGAGGAacatgtcaaaatgcagaattttaCCAAGTGTTTATAcatagggggaaaaaaatatttttagagCAATTCATTTAATATAACTGGCCCCATTTTTtgtcaaagggatgcaaaaggcactTTTTTCATGAAATTACACATAAATTAGGCTACAATATAATAGCATATTTGTTAGCTGAATAAAATTTGTGAAAATAGTCTAGACATTATTGTCCCTATACTTATTATCATGAAATAGCCAAAAGATGTGGAGGAAAAATGTATTGTCTGGAGGGACAGCCTTGAATTGTATATATTGTCTCACATAATCATTGTTTTTTGTATGTAGGTACTGGGTAGAGATATGAGGGGGAGACGGTCATGACCCCCTCAGACCTTTTGGCAGAATGCCCAGAATATGTTCTATAAATTAAGATAGGACACGGTGCCAGTCACATGCAGGAACCAACCCTATGAACCATGCCTATGTAGCTTGTCTGTGTAAGCAGGATAGAAGAGAATTAACGGGACTGCCCCGGCAGAGCTCACTTCAGACCGGTACTTTATGCATCCAAGTTTGACtgtgacctctccagcttgctgataATAAAGAATGATTCATTTTAATATTGACATCGAGTGAGCCTGTGTAGAATTTCCATGACAATGTCATGAGTCATGTTACACTACAGAGTATTGCAGGAAATTAGATTGAAAACAATACTTTTTGCCTAATACATAAGATCGTATTTTATTACTTAGCTAGTCATATTGACCATCGAATAAGCTTTCAACTGATGCCCAACTGACCCAGATTGGGATTTGTAAAGGACCTGCTTTTGGGTTGCTTGTGTGATgtctgtgttccaaacaaaaaactacaagtgtgcttgctttacttcctcaacggcacagctaggagagaaCCTAACAGTTGAAGGCTGTTTCCATGAGTCATAAAAGTTTATTGAAATTACTAGGGTTAAGTGGGTTGAAATCTTCCGAGAAGTCACAGaaggacatgtcaaaatgcagaattttttAATTTTACCAAGTGTTTATACATAAAAAACAGGGCCTGTGCACACTTATGAGAGGTGAGTGGCCACTTGGAGACAGCAGTTCTCTCACTCTAACCCTTGCATTGTTTTgttcttatgttgcacctactaCAGATTATGCATCAATAttcttatgttactgaatgtatccagagtatgtccagatttcgttatcaacaaatgctaTGAAAAGTTCAGTAAATGTGAACTGCACAGTCAAAAGTGTAAAGTTTGGATTCAGGTGatctgttgtgtcctcacctttgttctgataatttccccataatccccagtgttccctttcaattgtTACCATGGTTTTGCATACAGGATGTCCTGTGGTGG
Proteins encoded:
- the LOC115194561 gene encoding sterile alpha motif domain-containing protein 9, translated to MATDRTPTLPNAYGGKIPYQCDSLSLLDVLCENEFEGDTINQTDAARAEVNFYKGAPPQWLNFYLAEREAAVGSTFIKRDGYSYLKKQIQSKRKSPRSTTIVKLLHHPSSGGSTLAMQVLWDLRKKHRCAVLKESKGANSTDIAVQVINLFKAGDSQNTVLLLLEDENMADCLMREVAERKITSKVPVLIMLNCVRKSFIAEQDDPTIRTSVILRRQLSKEEKDKFSKKLDEIRKRYAHQHTQFHGFNIMCGNFSETYIQNSVKSCVNKHLLKPRNLLLPFLALLNFYVPGSYLLESECADFPDARSQDFESGMHPFNDLIVTFSGQEEDDKRVQMKHPMIADQCVKLLAKFRVTRGGTTRNFLKYFCKAEVPQHLVPVIKDMLTKREITEAKGVDKQQNAEEETQDLFSKLIQDIKENEGLDMCEHILKEAVDKSGTNPFFTQALARLYYIEINDYEKAEYWALKAKERAPNNSFIADTLGQVHKSSLRNKKDHIPCPPAFEILEIAGKAIIAFKEEEKAVEKEAELESKSFNIRGSFGYLQVANYLFEALTKCDNRWKDILTGKKQTPYVVDEFPGGKLNEYMPLISQLKDGVKKRYEFFEKYLNYSKPKIGREEPGYFHEDVISCYQKYTGMMPTSFPGLLSCLHQNNLNPELLWMEQHYRKINGEKRSDAQATQNYILVNIILNQKGVRRQTRTIPLQNLQDMLKKYVREQQIDQPTEFHLLALMLFWPEGGATHDFPYKQTVDLLRGSFERGLSKYFRFRYLVPLFLLGKGQGLSRLVHKSRVDIVIKNNLSPKQKNITLGQMWSSGKIWELEAIKNCLLRLRGEVEQYEVFLNVADNRIKIFPDQMASIRNPGPVSFYLGFNIGGPVAFNIKYEAK